GTCACGCTGACCGGCGCCGTCACCGTGGGGGCCTTCGCCGAACTCCTGGGCGTCACCCCGGCCCAGGTGATCCAGACCCTGATCGGCATGGGGGTCATGGCCGCGATCAACCAGGAGATCGACGCCTCGGTGGCGGCCAAGGTGGCGGAGAAGTTCGGCTTCACCGTCAAGATCCAGGAGCCCGAGCCCGAGCTGGTCAAGAAGCCCGAGCCGGCGGCGGAGGAGGACGACGCGTCCCAGCTCCAGCCGCGCTGGCCGGTGGTCACGGTGCTGGGCCACGTCGACCACGGCAAGACCTCGTTGCTCGACCGGATCCGCCAGACGCGGGTCACCGACCAGGAGGCGGGCGGCATCACCCAGCACATCGGCGCCTCGGTGGTGGAGGTCGGCGACAAGAAGATCGTCTTCCTCGACACGCCGGGCCACGAGGCGTTCACCGCCCTGCGCGCCCGGGGCGCCCAGGTGACGGACATCGCGGTGCTGGTGGTGGCGGCGGACGACGGCGTCATGCCCCAGACGGTGGAGGCCATCAACCACGCCCGGGCGGCGGGCGTGCCCATCGTGGTGGCCATCACCAAGGTCGACAAGCCGGAGGCCAACCCCGAGCGCGTGCGCCAGCAGCTGACGGAGTTCAACCTGGTGCCGGAGGAGTGGGGCGGCGACACCGTCATGGTCGAGGTCTCCGCCCACACCGGCCAGGGGATCCAGGAGCTGCTGGAGATGATCCTGCTGGTGGCGGAGCTGCAGGAGCTGAAGGCCAACCCCAACCGACCCGCGCGCGGCACGGTGATCGAGGCCAAGCTGGAGCGCGGCCGGGGGCCGGTGGCCACGGTCCTGGTGCAGAACGGGACCCTGCGGGTGGGGGACGCCTTCGTCTGCGGGACGACCTACGGCCGGGTGCGCGCCCTGTTCGACGACCGCGGCCGCCCGCTCCAGGAGGCCGGCCCCTCCACGCCCGTCGAGGTGCTGGGCGCCTCCGAGGTGCCCGAGGCCGGCGACCGCCTGGAGGTGGTGGCCGACGAGCGCGAGGCCCGGGAGATCGCCGAACGGCGCCAGGAGGAGCGGCGGCAGGAGGAGTTGCGGGTGGCCCGCGGCCTGACCCTGGAGCAGTTCGCCCAGCAGGCGGCCGGGGAGGCGGGCGAGCGGGAGCTGCGGTTGGTGGTCAAGGCCGACGTGCAGGGGTCGCTGGACGCCCTGGTGCCCGCCCTGGAGCGCCTCTCCACCGACGAGGCCTACGTGCGGGTGCTGCACACGGGCCTCGGCGCCATCAGCGAGTCCGACGTGATGCTGGCGGCGGCCTCGCGGGCGATCGTCATCGGGTTCAACGTGCGCCCCGACGCCAACGCGCGGCGGGCGGCGGACCGGGAGAACGTGGAGATCCGGACGTACCGGGTGATCTACGAGCTCCTGGACGACGTGAAGAAGGCGTTGCAGGGCCTGCTCAAGCCCGAGGTGCGCGAGGTCGTCGTCGGCCAGGCGGAGGTGCGGGCCACCTTCAAGGTGCCGGGCGTGGGCACGGTGGCGGGGTGCTACGTCACCGACGGCAAGATCGCCCGCAACGCGCGGGTGCGGGTCATCCGCGACGGCACCGTGATCTACGAGGGGCGCATCGCCTCCCTGAAGCGGTTCAAGGACGACGTGCGCGAGGTCGCCCAGGGGTACGAGTGCGGCGTCGGCATCGAGCGGTTCAACGACATCAAGGAGGGCGACGTGCTGGAGGTCTTCCAGGAGCAGGAGGTGGCCCGCGCCCTCTGAGGCGCGCCCGGGCGGGCGGCGAGAACACGGGTCTGCTTCCCGGGATGCCACCGGAAGGCGCGGCGCCGGGACGGGCCGCCCGCCCCGGCGGCCCGGTGCCCCGGGGCCGGCCGGGGCGGCGCCGGCGCGGGGCGCCGCCCCGGCGCCGAGACGACCAAGGCGTACTGGTGGCGCCCCGCGAGCGCCCGGGCCCGGGCCGCAGGGTGCGCGGGCGCCCCTGGGCCGCCGGGGCGGGGTGCCCTGGAGTGACCGGGGTCAGGGGGGCGTGGCCGCGCGACGCCCCGGAGCCCAGCCGATGGGGGGACGCCCGGGAGCCCAGCCCAGGGGGGCCCGACGCCCTCGGGCGCGCGCCCGGCCCACGGGTCGCGGCACCCCGCGTGCCGCGGCCGCGGCACGCGGGGCCCCCCCGATGGCCGGCGCGCGGCGCCCGCCATGGCCCCGGTCGACCGGCGCGTGACCCCGCCGAGACGGCGGGCCGGGAGGTGGCGGCATGCCAGCCTTCGTTGGACTCTGCCGGGTGACGCTGGCGGTTCCCGGCAGCACCTCCCTGAAGGACAAGCGGCGGGTGCTCCGCAGCATCCTGGACAGGCTGCGCCAGCGGTACGCCCTGGCGGTGGCGGAGGTCGGCGCCCAGGAGGCGTGGCAACGGGCGGAGGTCGCCTTCGCCTGCGTCAGCAGCGAGGCCCGCCGCTGTGAGGCCATCCTGGAGGAGTGCCTCCGCTGGCTGGAGACCCGATCGGACATCGAGCTGCTGGAGGTCGACAGGGAGATCCTCTGACGGGGTGCCGCGGGACCCTCTCGCCCCGCGGGATGTCGATCCCGCGCCGGCCGCGGGGGAGGGCTGGGGCGCGGGGGACCGGCCGCGGGAGGCGCCGGGCACGCGGCGCGGCCGGGGAGGCTCTGGCCGCGGGGGGCTCCGGGGCCGGCGCAGCGCCCCCCGGCGCGGGCGAGCCGTCCCCTCCCGCGGCCGGCGGGCGCGGCCTTGTCGCCCGGGGCGGGAGGGGTCCGTGGCCGCGATGCCCGCACGGTCATCCGGGCTGCCGCGTCCCGGCCGCATCCTGGGACGCGGCCCCGGGGAGGGCGGCGGTGGGGTGCGGCGGACCATGCGGGGGCAGGTGATGGGCGTGTCGGTGAAGCGCCGCGAACGGATCGCCGATGCCATCCAGGAGGCGCTGGCGGAGATCCTGCGTCGCGTCAAGGATCCGCGGGTGGGCATGGTGGGCGTGACCGGCGTCGAGCTCTCCCCCGACCTCCGTCACGCCAAGGTCCGCATCAGCGTCATCGGCGACGATGCGGCCCGCCAGCGGGCCATGGAGGGCCTCGAGCGGGCGCGCGGGTTCATCCGCTCGGAGTTGGGCCGCGCCGTCCGGCTGCGCCACGTGCCCGAGCTGGACTTCCGCCTCGACGAGTCGGCCGCCTACAGCGTGCGCATCGCCCAGCTCCTGCGCCAGATTCGGGCCCAGGAGGCCGGAACGGCCCCGGCGGGTCCCGCGGGCGGTGCGGGCGGGGCGGAAGGGGACCGCGAGGCGACGTCGGCGGGGTCCGGCGCCGGGGCCGGTGGGGCGGACGGCGGTGGCGAGGGACCGAGGGGGCAGGCGGATGGTCGGTGACCGGGGAGGCGCCATGGGACCGGAGGGGGCTCGCGGGACGGCGGCGGGCGGGTCGGCCGGCCCGGCCGGCGAGGGCGGCCCGGAGGCGGTCGTCGGGCGCCACCCGGTCGGCGGCCGCCCTGATCCCCACACCCCGTCGCCGGCTGCCGTGCCCCCTCCAGGGGAGCGGCCGGTGACGGCGGCCGGGGCGGGCGCCGCGGCCGCGGCTGGCGAGGGCGGGGGCGGTGCCGACGTCCCGCCGGGGGACGGCGGGTTCGCCCAGGTGGTGGCGGCCCTCCGGGCCGGGCGCCGGTTCGCCCTCTTCCTCCACCTCTCGCCCGACGGCGACAGCATCGGTTCCACCCTCGCCCTGGGACTCGCCCTGGAGCGGCTGGGCAAGCGGACGATCTGGGTGGGGGCGGACCTGCCCGGGGAGGCCTACCGATTCCTGCCCGGCGGCGACCGCTTCCGCCTGTGGAACGAGGTGGAGGAGGACTGGTCGCAGTACGACGCGGCCATCCTCCTCGACTGTGCCGACCTGGACCGCGTCGGCCCGGCGCGGTCGGCCATCGAGCGCATCGGCCGGATCATCAACGTGGACCACCACCCCTCCAACCGCCGGTACGGCGACGTCAACTACATCGAACCCTCGGCGGCCGCGGTGGGGGAGATCACCGCGCGCCTGATCGACGCGCTGGGGGTGCCCCTGGACGCCGCCATGGCGTACGGGATCTACACGGCGATCCTGACGGACACCGGCTCGTTCCAGTACGAGAACACCCGGCCCGAGACGCTGCGGCTGGCGGCGCGGCTGCTGGAGCTGGGCGTCGAGCCCCAGCGGGTGGCCCAGTCGGTCTTCGAGCAGCGGCCGCTGCGGGTGCTGCGGCTGCTGCGGGAGGCGCTGGGGACGCTGGAGGTGGGGGCCGGGGGTCGCCTGGCCTGGATGACCGTCTCCCGCGCCATGATGGACAGGGTCGGCGCCCAGCGCGGCGACACCGAGGGCTTCGTCAACTACCCGCGTTCCCTGGCCGGCGTGGAGGTCGCCCTGCTCTTCGTCGAGGAGCCCGACGGGCGGGTGCGCGTCAGCTGGCGCTCGAACCACGAGGTGGACGTCAGCCAGCTGGCCGCCCGCTTCGGCGGCGGGGGGCACGCCCGGGCGGCGGGGTGCACCCTGCCGGGTCCCCTGGACAAGGTGCGGGTGCAGGTGCTGCGGGACGTGGTGCGCCATCTGGAGGAACGGGCCGCATCCGGCGGTCCGGCGCCCGACGCCGGCCGCGGCGGGGTCGCCGGGCGGGAGGAGCGGCCGTGACCGCCGGGCGCGGAGCGGCGGGCGGCGTCCGGCGCCCCCGTGCCGCGACGCCGATCGAGGGGATCGTCCCGGTGCTCAAGCCGCCGGGCATGACCTCCCACGACGTGGTGGACGCGTGCCGGCGGCTCTTCGGGATCCGCCGCGTCGGCCACGCGGGGACCCTGGACCCCGCCGCCGCCGGCGTGCTGGTGGTGTGCCTGGGGACGGCCACGCGGCTCGCCGAGTACCTGAGCGACGCCGTCAAGGCGTACCGCGCCGAGATCTGGCTCGGCGTGGGCACGGACAGCCACGACAGCGAGGGACGGCTGACGGACCGGCGGCCGGCGCCGGCTGCGGACCCGGGCCTCGACGAGGGCCGCCTGCGGGCGGCGCTGGACCGCCGCCGGGGACCGCAGCTGCAGGTGCCGCCGGCGGTGTCGGCGGTCCACCAGCAGGGGGAGCGGGCCTACCGGCGCCATCGCCAGGGCCGGTCGGTGGCGCTCCCGCCCCGACCGGTGACCATCCACCGCCTGGAGCTCCGGGCCTGGTGGCCGGGCCCCTTCCCGCGCCTGCTGGTGGATGTGGTCTGCAGCAAGGGCACCTACGTGCGCGCCCTGGCCCGGGACCTGGGTGCCGACCTGGGCCGGCCGGCCACGCTGGCGGCTCTGATCCGGACCGCCCAGGGGCCCTTCGCGCTGGCGGACGCCGTCACCCTGGAGGACCTGGGCCGGGCCCTGGCGGCGGGCGAGGGACGCCGCCTCGTGGTGCCGCCCGCGCGAGCCCTGGCCTTCCTGCCCGCCTGGGTGCTGGACGACGCCGACGCCCGGCGGGTGGCCCACGGCGGCCGGCCGCGGCCCCGCCCCCACCCCTGGGACGAACCGGCCGACCGGTCCGTCCTGGAGGCCGTGGCGGCGGGCGACGCCGGGGCCCCGGCCGCCAGGGCAGGGGCGCCGGGCGGGCGGGTGCGCTTGCTGGACGAGGGCGGCCGCTTGCTGGCCGTGGCCCGGCTGGAGCGCGAGGACGCCGGCTGGCGGGCGATCCCCGAGCGGGTGCTGGGCGGCGGGGCCGGTTCGTCCGCGCGACGAGACTAGGGGAGAGGGCATGGAGATCGTCCACGGCATCGAGAACTGGTCGCCGTCGGGGCCGACGTGCGTCGCCATCGGCACCTTCGACGGCGTGCACCGGGGTCACCAGGCCCTGCTGCGCGGTGCCGTCGCCGCCGCCCGCGCTCAGCACGCCGTGGCGGTGGCGCTGACCTTCGACCCGCACCCGCTGGCCGTCCTGGCCCCCCAGCGCCTGCCGCCGCTCCTCGGCACGCTGGAGGACCGGCTGGCCCTGTTCGCGGCCCTGGGCGTGGATCGCGCCCTGGTGGCGCGGTTCGACCGGAACCTGGCGCGCACCACCGCCGAGGCGTTCACCCGCGACGTGCTGGCGGGCCGCCTCCAGGCGCGGGCGGTGTTCGTCGGGTACAACTTCCGCTTCGGCCGCGACGGCGCCGGCACCCCCGCCGACCTGGAGCGGTGGGGCCGGCGGTGGGGCTTCTGGACCCATGTGGTGCCGCCGGTGCGCATCGGCCGTCAGGCCGTCTCCAGCAGCTGGATCCGCGGCGCCCTGGAGATGGGCGAGGTGGAGGCCGCCGCCCAGGGGCTGGACCGCCTCTACTCGGTGACGGGCCGGGTGATCCGGGGCGCGGGGCGCGGCGCCAGCCTGGGATTCCCCACGGCGAACCTGGAGGTGCCGGCGGGGCTGGCCCTGCCGGCCCCGGGGGTCTACGCCGTGTGGGTGCGGGTGGGCGGGGCGCTGCATCGCGGGGTGGCCAACTTGGGGCGCCGGCCGACCTTCGGCGGCGGCGAGCTGCGCCTGGAGGTCCACCTGCTGGACGTGGCCGTCCCGCTCTACGGGCAGCGGATCCGGGTGGGCTTCGTGCGCCGGCTGCGGGAGGAGCGGCGCTTCGCGGGGCCTGCACAGCTGGCGGAGCAGATCCGTCGCGACGTGGCCGCCGCCCGCCAGATCCTGCAGGAGCCGCCGACGGCGGACCCGCTGCTGGGCGCGGCGACGCCGGGCGACTAGCGGGCCCGCGCCGGGCGGCGCGTCCCGCGGTCCCGGTGGGCGGCGGGCGGGCCGGCGCGCCCCCGCGACCCCGGTCCGTGGCGGGACCGGCGCGGCCCCGCGATCCCGGTCAGCGGGCGGCGGATGGGCGGGCGCGCCCGTGGGTGCCGGCCCCGTTTGCCAACGGCGCCGGACCGCTGTTACAATCGTTTCGACCTGGAGGCGGGTGCGACCGTCCTGCGGCCCTGGGCGGGGCGGTCCGACCCGGATCGGGCCTGCGGCGGCGATCCCCCGGCGAGGCCGGCCGTTCCTCCGGCGGCGGCGTGGCCGGGCGGGGATGCCGGGGCCCTTTGAAGGAGGAGCCGCGATGGCGCTGAGCCAGGAGCGCAAGCAGCAGCTGATCAGGGAGTTCGCGCAGCACGAGCAGGACACCGGCTCGCCGGAGGTCCAGGTGGCGATCCTGACCGAGCGGATCAACGAGCTGACCGAGCACCTGCGCCGCCACAAGAAGGACCACCACTCGCGCCGCGGCCTGCTCAAGATGGTGGGGAAGC
The sequence above is drawn from the Thermaerobacter sp. FW80 genome and encodes:
- the infB gene encoding translation initiation factor IF-2 — encoded protein: MAGRPGAGRPGGGPARRGGKRKEKEYVRDERDFLDEDDEGKLFGGRKEERRRRRAQEQATHEIRHGSRVGGEVTLTGAVTVGAFAELLGVTPAQVIQTLIGMGVMAAINQEIDASVAAKVAEKFGFTVKIQEPEPELVKKPEPAAEEDDASQLQPRWPVVTVLGHVDHGKTSLLDRIRQTRVTDQEAGGITQHIGASVVEVGDKKIVFLDTPGHEAFTALRARGAQVTDIAVLVVAADDGVMPQTVEAINHARAAGVPIVVAITKVDKPEANPERVRQQLTEFNLVPEEWGGDTVMVEVSAHTGQGIQELLEMILLVAELQELKANPNRPARGTVIEAKLERGRGPVATVLVQNGTLRVGDAFVCGTTYGRVRALFDDRGRPLQEAGPSTPVEVLGASEVPEAGDRLEVVADEREAREIAERRQEERRQEELRVARGLTLEQFAQQAAGEAGERELRLVVKADVQGSLDALVPALERLSTDEAYVRVLHTGLGAISESDVMLAAASRAIVIGFNVRPDANARRAADRENVEIRTYRVIYELLDDVKKALQGLLKPEVREVVVGQAEVRATFKVPGVGTVAGCYVTDGKIARNARVRVIRDGTVIYEGRIASLKRFKDDVREVAQGYECGVGIERFNDIKEGDVLEVFQEQEVARAL
- a CDS encoding DUF503 domain-containing protein, whose protein sequence is MPAFVGLCRVTLAVPGSTSLKDKRRVLRSILDRLRQRYALAVAEVGAQEAWQRAEVAFACVSSEARRCEAILEECLRWLETRSDIELLEVDREIL
- the rbfA gene encoding 30S ribosome-binding factor RbfA, translated to MRRTMRGQVMGVSVKRRERIADAIQEALAEILRRVKDPRVGMVGVTGVELSPDLRHAKVRISVIGDDAARQRAMEGLERARGFIRSELGRAVRLRHVPELDFRLDESAAYSVRIAQLLRQIRAQEAGTAPAGPAGGAGGAEGDREATSAGSGAGAGGADGGGEGPRGQADGR
- a CDS encoding bifunctional oligoribonuclease/PAP phosphatase NrnA, which produces MVGDRGGAMGPEGARGTAAGGSAGPAGEGGPEAVVGRHPVGGRPDPHTPSPAAVPPPGERPVTAAGAGAAAAAGEGGGGADVPPGDGGFAQVVAALRAGRRFALFLHLSPDGDSIGSTLALGLALERLGKRTIWVGADLPGEAYRFLPGGDRFRLWNEVEEDWSQYDAAILLDCADLDRVGPARSAIERIGRIINVDHHPSNRRYGDVNYIEPSAAAVGEITARLIDALGVPLDAAMAYGIYTAILTDTGSFQYENTRPETLRLAARLLELGVEPQRVAQSVFEQRPLRVLRLLREALGTLEVGAGGRLAWMTVSRAMMDRVGAQRGDTEGFVNYPRSLAGVEVALLFVEEPDGRVRVSWRSNHEVDVSQLAARFGGGGHARAAGCTLPGPLDKVRVQVLRDVVRHLEERAASGGPAPDAGRGGVAGREERP
- the truB gene encoding tRNA pseudouridine(55) synthase TruB; protein product: MTAGRGAAGGVRRPRAATPIEGIVPVLKPPGMTSHDVVDACRRLFGIRRVGHAGTLDPAAAGVLVVCLGTATRLAEYLSDAVKAYRAEIWLGVGTDSHDSEGRLTDRRPAPAADPGLDEGRLRAALDRRRGPQLQVPPAVSAVHQQGERAYRRHRQGRSVALPPRPVTIHRLELRAWWPGPFPRLLVDVVCSKGTYVRALARDLGADLGRPATLAALIRTAQGPFALADAVTLEDLGRALAAGEGRRLVVPPARALAFLPAWVLDDADARRVAHGGRPRPRPHPWDEPADRSVLEAVAAGDAGAPAARAGAPGGRVRLLDEGGRLLAVARLEREDAGWRAIPERVLGGGAGSSARRD
- a CDS encoding bifunctional riboflavin kinase/FAD synthetase; its protein translation is MEIVHGIENWSPSGPTCVAIGTFDGVHRGHQALLRGAVAAARAQHAVAVALTFDPHPLAVLAPQRLPPLLGTLEDRLALFAALGVDRALVARFDRNLARTTAEAFTRDVLAGRLQARAVFVGYNFRFGRDGAGTPADLERWGRRWGFWTHVVPPVRIGRQAVSSSWIRGALEMGEVEAAAQGLDRLYSVTGRVIRGAGRGASLGFPTANLEVPAGLALPAPGVYAVWVRVGGALHRGVANLGRRPTFGGGELRLEVHLLDVAVPLYGQRIRVGFVRRLREERRFAGPAQLAEQIRRDVAAARQILQEPPTADPLLGAATPGD
- the rpsO gene encoding 30S ribosomal protein S15, which gives rise to MALSQERKQQLIREFAQHEQDTGSPEVQVAILTERINELTEHLRRHKKDHHSRRGLLKMVGKRRRLLQYLKRRDAERYQALITRLGLRR